A genomic window from Fusarium verticillioides 7600 chromosome 5, whole genome shotgun sequence includes:
- a CDS encoding prohibitin-1 — protein MAAAARALNFMYRMAVPASAVVFLGSQSIYDVKGGTRAVIFDRLSGVKETVVNEGTHFLVPWLQKSIIFDVRTKPRNIATTTGSKDLQMVSLTLRVLHRPNVKALPKIYQNLGADYDERVLPSIGNEVLKAIVAQFDAAELITQREAVSERIRNDLTLRAAEFNIALEDVSITHMTFGREFTKAVEQKQIAQQDAERARFIVERAEQERQANVIRAEGESESAEAISKAIQKAGDGLIQIRKIEASREIAATLSSNPNVAYLPGGSGKQGGQYLLSVGRA, from the exons ATGGCGGCCGCTGCGAGAGCCCTCAACTTCATGTACCGCATGGCGGTCCCCGCTTCAGCTGTCGTCTTCCTAGGCAGTCAGTCCATATACGACGTCAAGGGAGGAACTCGGGCTGTCATCTTCGACAGATTGTCTGGTGTCAAGGAGACCGTCGTCAATGAAGGAACCCATTTCCTTGTTCCCTGGCTGCAGAagagcatcatcttcgacgtCCGCACTAAGCCCAGGAATATCGCAACAACGACAGGCAGCAAGGATTTGCAGATGGTTAGCTTGACACTGAGAGTGCTGCACCGACCAAATGTCAAGGCTCTCCCCAAGATTTACCAG AACCTCGGTGCCGATTACGATGAGCGAGTCCTCCCCTCTATTGGTAACGAAGTCTTGAAGGCTATCGTCGCCCAGTTCGATGCCGCAGAGCTGATCACCCAGCGAGAGGCTGTCTCTGAGCGAATTCGAAACGACCTTACTCTCCGTGCTGCCGAGTTCAACATCGCTCTTGAGGATGTTTCCATCACCCACATGACCTTCGGACGTGAGTTCACAAAGGCTGTCgagcagaagcagatcgCCCAGCAAGATGCTGAGCGAGCACGATTCATCGTCGAGCGTGCTGAGCAGGAGCGCCAAGCCAACGTCATCCGCGCCGAGGGTGAGTCCGAGTCCGCTGAGGCTATCAGCAAGGCCATCCAGAAGGCTGGTGACGGCCTCATTCAGATTCGAAAGATCGAGGCCAGTCGCGAGATTGCTGCTACTCTTTCTTCAAACCCCAACGTCGCCTACCTACCTGGTGGAAGCGGAAAGCAGGGTGGCCAGTACCTGTTGTCAGTGGGCAGGGCTTAA
- a CDS encoding peroxiredoxin Q/BCP — MPMELRKRKASTAPPPPPVKRKSTTKVPKAAAKVKEAAAKVTEKKEEPEEAKETKEEEKTEEVPKAEEPKAEEPKKTVGKPKVGDVVDLDGFGGEIETNDGEKTTLKKLVDESKSGVVLFTYPKASTPGCTKQVCFFRDSYGPLTKDGLAIYGLSADSPKANTTFKEKQKLPYTLLCDPKATLIEAIGLKKAPKGTTRGVFVISKEGKILVAEAGSPQGTLDRVQALVEELASK; from the exons ATGCCTATGGAACTTCGCAAGCGCAAGGCATCTActgcccctcctcctcctcctgttaAGAGAAAGTCAACTACCAAGGTTCCCAAAGCCGCTGCCAAGGTGAAGGAGGCCGCCGCCAAGGTcacagagaagaaggaagagcctgaggaggCTAAGGAGActaaagaggaggagaagactgaggaAGTacccaaggctgaggaaccCAAGGCGgaagagcccaagaagacTGTTGGCAAGCCCaaggttggcgatgttgtggaccttgatggctttggaggCGAGATAGAGACCAATGATGGTGAAAAGACCAcattgaagaagcttgttgatgagagcaaGTCTGGTgtcgtcctcttcacctACCCCAAGGCATCTACTCCCGGTT GCACCAAGCAAGTCTGCTTCTTCCGCGACTCTTATGGGCCTCTCACCAAGGACGGCCTTGCTATCTACGGTCTCAGCGCCGACTCCCCCAAAGCCAACACAaccttcaaggagaagcaaaagctcCCTTACACACTGCTGTGCGACCCTAAGGCAACGCTCATCGAGGCTATCGGTCTCAAGAAGGCTCCCAAGGGAACGACGCGCGGCGTTTTTGTCATCAGCAAGGAGGGCAAAATTCTCGTCGCTGAGGCTGGAAGCCCCCAGGGCACTCTTGATCGTGTTCAGGCACTGGTTGAAGAGCTGGCTAGCAAATAA
- a CDS encoding acetyltransferase, with the protein MDIRLLTNADLPLIQHANLENLPENYFLKYYLYHALSWPQLSYVAVDVSRPKKDPYEYPKIVGYVLAKMEEEPSDGIPHGHITSLSVMRTHRRLGIAEKLMRQSQLAMVETFQAKYVSLHVRVSNAAARHLYENTLGFTNEKTESKYYADGEDAFCMRLDLGGIKKQVDEALAEEEEEAEDEGEAVGEVGRDPEAGKDKDKTKKMKVAVGRSLGVGSLVEKDDSKH; encoded by the exons ATGGATATCCGCCTCCTCACAAACGCAGACTTGCCCCTCATTCAGCACGCAAACCTCGAGAACCTCCCCGAAAACTACTTCCTCAAGTACTACCTCTACCATGCCCTCTCATGGCCTCAACTGAGCTACGTCGCCGTTGATGTCTCGCGACCCAAGAAGGACCCCTACGAGTACCCCAAGATTGTCGGATATGTCCTCGCtaagatggaggaggagcctTCAGATGGCATTCCACATGGACACATCACGAGTCTGAGCGTCATGAGAACACACCGAAGACTGGGTATTGCCGAGAAGTTGATGCGCCAAAGCC AACTGGCCATGGTCGAAACATTCCAGGCAAAATACGTCTCACTCCACGTCCGTGTCTCCAACGCCGCAGCCCGCCACCTCTACGAAAACACCCTCGGCTTCACCAACGAGAAGACCGAGTCCAAATACTACGCCGACGGCGAGGACGCCTTCTGCATGCGCCTAGATCTCGGAGGCATCAAGAAGCAAGTCGACGAGGCCCttgcagaggaagaggaagaagccgaggacgagggcGAAGCCGTGGGTGAGGTTGGCCGTGATCCTGAAGCcggcaaggacaaggacaagacgaagaagatgaaggttgCAGTGGGGAGAAGCTTGGGCGTCGGTTCGTTGGTGGAAAAGGATGACTCGAAGCATTAA
- a CDS encoding NADH dehydrogenase: protein MSSQAAKAANNVVSIAKKQTLQSTGIWEAFRRFMAIDPERSNGVPLNPHFRNPPPGANPPLEYDDPVTLPAGDIADNPYWKRDNRRNYPQLSVVNQSQFAQLLTVGSAAAPKVELIGEAGEKQLVAVKQESETGLAKALEKATDATKDVFVNGMPPLPSGQTLVTGKWDVHKYEVTETSYGEGYPCRSFK from the exons atgtcgtccCAAGCGGCCAAAGCCGCCAACAATGTggtcagcatcgccaag AAGCAAACCCTCCAGTCGACGGGCATCTGGGAGGCCTTCCGTCGCTTCATGGCCATCGATCCTGAGCGATCCAACGGTGTCCCTCTGAACCCTCACTTCCGAAACCCTCCACCCGGCGCCAACCCTCCTCTCGAGTACGACGACCCAGTTACGCTGCCCGCCGGCGACATCGCCGACAACCCCTACTGGAAGCGCGACAACCGCCGAAACTACCCCCAGCTTAGCGTCGTCAACCAATCCCAGTTCGCCCAGCTCCTCACTGTCGGCAGCGCTGCGGCTCCCAAGGTCGAGCTCATCGGTGAAGCTGGTGAGAAGCAGCTCGTGGCTGTCAAGCAGGAATCCGAGACTGGTTTGGCAAAGGCTCTCGAGAAGGCGACCGATGCGACCAAGGATGTGTTCGTTAATGGTATGCCTCCTCTGCCCAGTGGCCAGACCTTGGTAACTGGAAAGTGGGATGTACACAAGTATGAGGTGACAGAGACATCTTATGGTGAAGG ATACCCTTGCAGATCGTTCAAATAA
- a CDS encoding NADH dehydrogenase — MAIDPERSNGVPLNPHFRNPPPGANPPLEYDDPVTLPAGDIADNPYWKRDNRRNYPQLSVVNQSQFAQLLTVGSAAAPKVELIGEAGEKQLVAVKQESETGLAKALEKATDATKDVFVNGMPPLPSGQTLVTGKWDVHKYEVTETSYGEGYPCRSFK; from the exons ATGGCCATCGATCCTGAGCGATCCAACGGTGTCCCTCTGAACCCTCACTTCCGAAACCCTCCACCCGGCGCCAACCCTCCTCTCGAGTACGACGACCCAGTTACGCTGCCCGCCGGCGACATCGCCGACAACCCCTACTGGAAGCGCGACAACCGCCGAAACTACCCCCAGCTTAGCGTCGTCAACCAATCCCAGTTCGCCCAGCTCCTCACTGTCGGCAGCGCTGCGGCTCCCAAGGTCGAGCTCATCGGTGAAGCTGGTGAGAAGCAGCTCGTGGCTGTCAAGCAGGAATCCGAGACTGGTTTGGCAAAGGCTCTCGAGAAGGCGACCGATGCGACCAAGGATGTGTTCGTTAATGGTATGCCTCCTCTGCCCAGTGGCCAGACCTTGGTAACTGGAAAGTGGGATGTACACAAGTATGAGGTGACAGAGACATCTTATGGTGAAGG ATACCCTTGCAGATCGTTCAAATAA
- a CDS encoding A/G-specific adenine glycosylase (At least one base has a quality score < 10) yields MDKFLQKTQARATRSSAINASQKFLSQLEPEDDKDSVIKNRVAKRPSPSHDEDFDASERDATPKNDVKLPIAKRRKTQSARGKNANSKIHETLFSCEGETCQNPCTPPSRHHPLSYHRPLLLKQSASRQALLSWFDGVSTKRSMPWRKTWINPKDHGQTELRNLLERRAYEVWISEIMLQQTRVAVVIDYWNRWMEKWPTIQDLAAASADDILSAWRGLGYYSRATRIHEAAKLVVNDSTMEGLLPSCTQDLEAKVPGVGRYTAGAISAIVFGRAAPMVDGNVLRVLSRQLGLFGNVKTNKVVIDTLWAAADALVKAVAQDGTNAQSDEEVETSDRPGRWGQALMELGSTICIPKPNCSECPITSTCRAYAEGQTLIANKGRDTKIGDIEDLCDLCEPFEESTNLDEPEVKVEAKTSKKTKANGGQGKQMTLAAFAFKGLSGDKKASSKVETGPGPRDTEIIVDHARKFPLKVIKKAVREEETLVCVIRRGDGQYLIQKRPEKGLLAGLWEFPSYILENSKEGNTPAKRRSKALSYVSKLAGEHGGKAVKPKHVEELGSVPWIFSHLKLMMHVHLFTLEDGDLNDTKSLASSRLRWATPEAVDEESMGTGMRKCWTLAKDQD; encoded by the coding sequence ATGGACAAATTCCTTCAGAAAACTCAAGCGCGAGCAACGCGTTCAAGTGCGATCAATGCTTCGCAAAAATTCTTATCCCAATTGGAGCCTGAAGATGATAAGGATTCCGTAATTAAGAATCGCGTGGCTAAGCGCCCTTCACCTTCTCACGACGAAGACTTTGACGCGTCTGAGAGAGACGCGACGCCAAAAAACGATGTCAAGCTGCCTATAGCAAAGCGGAGGAAAACGCAGTCCGCAAGAGGCAAAAATGCAAACTCCAAGATTCATGAGACTCTGTTCTCATGTGAAGGAGAGACATGCCAAAACCCATGCACCCCTCCGTCAAGACATCATCCTCTCTCATATCACCGGCCCCTGTTACTGAAACAGTCTGCCTCTCGACAGGCACTTCTCAGCTGGTTTGACGGCGTGAGTACCAAGCGTTCGATGCCATGGCGCAAGACCTGGATAAATCCAAAGGATCATGGTCAAACAGAACTTCGCAACCTTCTGGAACGGCGAGCGTATGAGGTCTGGATCAGCGAGATCATGCTGCAGCAGACGCGAGTTGCTGTGGTCATAGACTACTGGAATAGATGGATGGAAAAGTGGCCCACGATCCAAGATCTCGCTGCTGCAAGTGCCGATGATATTCTCAGTGCCTGGCGTGGCTTGGGATACTACAGCAGAGCAACAAGAATTCACGAGGCGGCAAAGCTTGTAGTCAACGATTCGACTATGGAAGGACTGTTGCCTTCCTGCACACAAGATCTCGAGGCAAAGGTTCCTGGTGTTGGGCGATACACTGCCGGTGCCATTTCAGCCATTGTCTTTGGGCGAGCTGCGCCGATGGTTGATGGCAACGTTTTACGCGTGTTGAGCCGACAACTTGGGCTATTCGGCAATGTGAAAACCAACAAAGTCGTGATCGATACACTATGGGCCGCTGCCGATGCTTTGGTCAAAGCTGTGGCGCAGGACGGGACGAATGCTCAaagcgacgaagaagtcgaaaCAAGCGATCGCCCTGGTCGATGGGGACAAGCACTCATGGAATTGGGAAGCACAATCTGCATACCCAAGCCAAATTGCTCCGAGTGCCCCATTACTTCGACCTGTCGTGCCTACGCCGAAGGACAAACGTTGATCGCAAACAAAGGCCGTGATACAAAGATTGGGGACATCGAAGATTTGTGCGACCTCTGCGAGCCCTTTGAAGAATCAACGAATTTAGACGAGCCAGAGGTCAAGGTGGAAGCCAAGACCTCCAAAAAGACCAAGGCAAATGGAGGACAAGGCAAGCAGATGACCTTGGCCGCATTTGCCTTCAAGGGGCTATCTGGAGATAAGAAGGCTTCCTCGAAAGTAGAAACGGGTCCAGGTCCTCGAGATACGGAGATCATTGTCGATCACGCACGCAAATTCCCGCTCAAAGTTATCAAAAAGGCagtcagagaagaagagacatTAGTCTGCGTGATTCGCCGCGGCGACGGGCAATATCTGATTCAGAAACGTCCAGAGAAGGGACTTCTCGCTGGCCTGTGGGAATTTCCTAGCTATATTCTTGAAAACTCGAAAGAGGGTAACACACCGGCAAAGCGAAGATCGAAGGCATTGTCATACGTTTCCAAGCTGGCAGGTGAGCATGGAGGCAAGGCAGTGAAACCTAAACATGTGGAAGAGCTTGGCAGTGTACCATGGATTTTCTCTCATTTGAAGCTTATGATGCATGTCCACTTGTtcacccttgaagatggtgactTGAATGACACGAAGTCGCTTGCTTCAAGTCGACTGAGATGGGCAACtcctgaagctgttgatgaagagtcCATGGGTACTGGGATGCGCAAGTGCTGGACACTTGCCAAGGATCAAGACTAA
- a CDS encoding ubiquitin thiolesterase yields MSNRHLPAGQNIQGGAHGADMVGGPGAPRRRQPPPYVPYQQHHQHMNAMYPNYMPYNQPYYGYQPHYQGQHYQNAQYPNTQYQGGQYQAGQYQNGQYPAAQYQNAGMHSPGYVPYQTFARSPPAMPQYVPMSGVSVPPSYTPRPAQQQSPALSNPYQPPAAAPIPPQTPTSTHSSQMIPPPTPPVPQETEPVAPTPAVPVEPAEPTRVPSPPPAPKEPFRAPLPWSSHPDFKFPARATKSRRRRRHLNADSEALSLPVEQQQAATEHANAPEANATEQSVAVLTSASSAAPSETAEAKAADSPVSPVQQRSRTNTATSATSTATNRPVARSSTVPAPAIPSLPKASPKEAKPVRAEKPANGDIAPETAHETSTEAEALETEAPEKPAEPAPAVKAAPANWADLLRKPAAATAPGKANAVNGTASPSTPVNGHSTDGAAGATNGSASSFSKANASSVAEAIHSFHVGLADQVAFLEPRGLINTGNMCYMNSVLQVLMFCLPFYDFLSQISKRAVHSFKSDTPLIDAMIMFMHEFKTIKSAAGIESLRTTLKNEELERYGDPFTPEFVYEAIRQLPRFASMRRGHQQDAEEFLGFLLQSLDDECTSVLKNSALPDQERRASSGSGAGGEDWLEVGRKQKAAVSRSSGPNSFSPISRIFGGSLRSEFRVPGLKDSITTEPYQPLQLDIGSPDVRNVVDALRGLTRPERLQGDFNSPRGKDVTATKQVFIDTLPPVLILHLKRFQFDAEGNGTVKIWKKIGYPLELEIPREALSRQKRQAYGDDGMPKYRLISVVYHHGKNASGGHYTVDVRRQEGREWIRIDDTVIRRVRSEDVAEGGEEEEIKDNRKDGLSSGSAGNRFGAVLDEDAGDDDGWSKVTSPAGGAKKWSSVANGTSNGSTKAKQVKDNIKDNKVAYLLFYQRV; encoded by the exons ATGAGTAACCGCCATCTGCCGGCTGGGCAGAATATACAGGGAGGAGCTCACGGCGCCGATATGGTCGGCGGTCCTGGAGCGCCTCGTCGGAGGCAGCCTCCTCCCTATGTTCCGtaccagcaacaccaccagcacaTGAATGCTATGTATCCTAACTACATGCCCTACAACCAGCCGTACTACGGTTATCAGCCACACTACCAGGGTCAACACTACCAGAACGCACAGTATCCGAACACGCAGTATCAAGGTGGACAGTATCAGGCTGGACAGTATCAGAATGGTCAATACCCAGCCGCACAGTATCAAAATGCTGGAATGCATTCTCCTGGATATGTGCCCTACCAGACCTTCGCACGATCACCACCTGCTATGCCTCAGTACGTCCCCATGTCTGGCGTCAGCGTTCCTCCGAGCTATACTCCTCGACCAGCTCAGCAACAGTCACCTGCCTTGTCGAATCCCTACCAACCTCCGGCTGCGGCTCCAATCCCGCCCCAAACTCCGACCTCCACCCACTCGTCGCAGATGAttcctcctccaactcccCCGGTCCCCCAGGAGACTGAGCCAGTTGCTCCCACTCCTGCTGTGCCTGTCGAGCCTGCCGAGCCGACCAGGGTGCCTTCGCCCCCTCCCGCTCCCAAAGAACCCTTCCGTGCACCT CTACCATGGTCATCTCACCCCGATTTCAAGTTCCCTGCTAGGGCCACAAAGTcgagaagacggagaaggcATCTCAATGCTGACAGCGAAGCTTTATCTTTACCAGTTGAACAGCAACAAGCGGCCACAGAGCATGCCAATGCTCCCGAAGCTAATGCCACCGAGCAGTCGGTGGCTGTTCTCACATCCGCTTCCTCGGCTGCTCCCTCTGAGACGGCCGAAGCAAAGGCTGCCGATTCTCCCGTCTCTCCTGTCCAGCAACGATCTCGCACCAACACTGCTACCAGCGCTACCTCGACTGCGACAAATCGCCCTGTTGCTCGTTCCTCCACCGTCCCTGCCCCAGCTATTCCTTCTCTCCCTAAGGCCAGTCCTAAGGAGGCCAAGCCAGTGCGTGCTGAAAAGCCGGCAAACGGCGATATAGCCCCTGAGACTGCTCATGAGACGTCGACGGAAGCTGAGGCCCTCGAGACGGAAGCCCCTGAGAAGCCTGCTGAACCTGCCCCTGCCGTTAAAGCTGCACCTGCAAACTGGGCGGACCTTTTGAGgaagcctgctgctgctactgctCCTGGAAAAGCGAATGCGGTTAATGGTACTGCCTCTCCTAGTACTCCGGTCAATGGCCATAGTACTGatggtgctgctggagccACCAACGGCTCTGCCTCCAGCTTTTCTAAAGCCAACGCAAGCTCTGTTGCGGAGGCTATTCACTCGTTCCACGTTGGTCTCGCCGACCAAGTTGCTTTTCTCGAGCCTCGCGGCCTGATCAACACCGGGAACATGTGTTATATGAACTCT GTATTGCAAGTTTTGATGTTTTGTCTTCCCTTCTATGATTTCCTCAGCCAGATCAGCAAGCGTGCTGTTCACAGCTTTAAGAGTGATACTCCTCTGATCGATGCTAT GATTATGTTTATGCATGAattcaagaccatcaagtCTGCTGCTGGCATTGAATCTCTGCGAACTACtctcaagaatgaggaaTTGGAGCGCTATGGTGATCCTTTCACCCCTGAATTCGTTTACGAAGCTATCAGGCAGCTTCCAAGATTCGCCAGTATGAGG CGAGGTCATCAGCAAGATGCTGAGGAattccttggcttcctgTTGCAGTCTCTTGATGACGAGTGTACTTCAGTCCTCAAGAACTCCGCACTACCTGACCAAGAACGTAGGGCCAGTTCTGGgtctggtgctggtggtgaagatTGGCTCGAAGTTGGCAGAAAGCAAAAGGCCGCCGTTTCTCGATCCTCTGGACCTAACTCTTTCAGCCCCATCTCGAGGATTTTTGGTGGTTCATTAAGGTCAGAGTTCCGTGTACCAGGCTTGAAGGACTCTATCACCACTGAGCCTTATCAGCCCCTTCAGCTGGATATTGGATCTCCTGACGTGCGAAATGTTGTAGACGCTCTACGGGGTCTCACTCGTCCAGAGCGTCTCCAGGGAGACTTCAACTCACCTCGTGGCAAGGATGTCACGGCCACTAAGCAAGTTTTCATTGACACACTGCCTCCCGTACTCATACTGCATCTCAAGCGCTTCCAGTTTGATGCAGAAGGTAATGGGACCGTCAAAatttggaagaagatcggTTACCCCTTGGAGCTTGAGATACCTCGTGAAGCCTTGTCGCGGCAGAAACGCCAGGCGTACGGTGACGACGGCATGCCCAAGTACAGGTTGATCAGCGTTGTATACCACCATGGGAAGAACGCCAGTGGTGGACATTATACCGTTGATGTTCGACGTCAAGAAGGACGCGAGTGGATTCGCATCGACGACACCGTCATCCGCAGGGTCCGAAGTGAAGATGTTGCCGAGggcggcgaggaggaagagatcaaagacaaccGCAAGGACGGTCTTTCATCTGGTTCTGCCGGAAACCGGTTCGGAGCTGTtctcgatgaggatgctggAGACGATGACGGCTGGAGTAAGGTCACAAGCCCTGCCGGAGGAGCGAAGAAATGGAGCAGCGTTGCCAATGGTACTAGTAACGGCAGtaccaaggccaagcaggtcaaggacaacatcAAGGATAACAAGGTTGCCTACCTGCTCTTCTACCAGCGAGTGTAA
- a CDS encoding cytochrome b-c1 complex subunit 8, producing the protein MRPTQMLRSGAADPKNGHYIGNWGHFGGEKQRGIITYGLSANRQNPWAGAFNDAIFNTFRRTKSQIFYWLPPMIAGYYIMNWAVERSEYLNSKAGRAEFGDEEE; encoded by the exons ATGAGACCGACTCAGATGCTCCGAAGCGGCGCGGCCGACCCCAAGAACGGACA CTACATTGGTAACTGGGGCCACTTTG GTGGTGAGAAGCAGCGTGGTATCATCACTTACGGTCTGTCCGCCAACCGACAGAACCCTTGGGCCGGTGCCTTCAAcgatgccatcttcaacactttCCGCCGAACCAAGAGCCAAATCTTCTACTGGCTTCCTCCCATGATTGCCGGTTACTACATCATGAACTGGGCCGTCGAGCG AAGCGAGTATCTTAACTCCAAGGCTGGCCGTGCCGAGTtcggtgatgaggaggagtaA
- a CDS encoding translation initiation factor eIF-2B subunit beta, with protein sequence MAPVSAGYAPDLEKYLRSLKGQALESSVESLICLLKRRQIKGSEPCAVATAHILLQVVARSKWFNVDSLIDNVSRIGRRLVEAQPKELVIANIVRRVLGLIRDEAAEDRNEGASETPSDAQITPTDAVPNPDALSHQWPPSTYGKQDSAGDYITNSAKPPPARPGPLSSYSSVNVPKTLFHLLSVSTPGELAPSSQGSPLGLSGASTPSWRAPSAQVHALRSEVIDGIEEIKDEISSVDDQIAALADVQIHPGDYVLIHQPSPTVERFILRAALKRRFTVLIATEPPKKQTPEVPHASFRKKLASAGITVINIMNGGLMAYMSRVDKVILGAHSIVASGGVMADAGATAIARAAKERGRAVIVLGGVYKLSPVNPYSGEHLIEWGDSASFVNFADGNMVNSVEVRTALNEMVPPELIDIYITNLGTHSRDHLSSLIADHYKTEDVDFFQDE encoded by the exons ATGGCCCCTGTTTCTGCAGGCTACGCGCCTGATCTCGAGAAATATCTCAGGTCTCTCAAGGGTCAAGCACTGGAATCCTCTGTTGAGAGCCTCATCTG TCTCCTCAAGCGAAGACAAATCAAGGGCTCTGAACCCTGCGCCGTCGCTACAGCCCACATTCTACTCCAAGTGGTCGCCCGATCGAAATGGTTCAACGTTGACAGCTTGATCGACAACGTCTCGCGTATTGGTCGTCGTCTGGTCGAGGCTCAGCCCAAAGAGCTCGTTATCGCCAACATTGTGCGCCGAGTTCTAGGCCTCATTCGCGACGAGGCTGCCGAGGATAGAAACGAGGGTGCGAGTGAAACCCCCAGCGACGCCCAGATCACGCCAACCGATGCTGTCCCGAACCCAGATGCCCTGTCACATCAGTGGCCTCCTTCGACATACGGCAAGCAAGATTCTGCCGGAGACTATATCACCAACAGCGCCAAACCCCCACCCGCTCGGCCAGGTCCTCTCTCCTCTTACAGCTCCGTCAACGTGCCTAAGACTCTCTTCCACCTCCTCTCAGTGTCTACACCCGGCGAGCTCGCGCCCAGCAGCCAGGGATCGCCCCTAGGTCTTTCAGGAGCATCAACCCCTTCGTGGAGAGCTCCTTCGGCTCAGGTTCATGCTTTGAGATCAGAGGTTATAGACGGTattgaggagatcaaggatgagatcagCTCTGTGGACGATCAAATCGCAGCTTTGGCTGATGTTCAAATTCACCCTGGCGACTACGTGCTCATTCACCAACCCTCACCTACAGTCGAGCGATTCATTCTTCGCGCAGCCCTGAAGCGCCGGTTCACAGTTCTCATCGCGACCGAGCCACCGAAAAAGCAGACCCCGGAGGTCCCCCATGCTTCATTCCGTAAGAAGCTTGCTTCCGCTGGTATCACGgtgatcaacatcatgaatgGAGGGTTGATGGCATACATGTCCCGAGTGGACAAGGTCATTCTGGGGGCGCACTCGATTGTCGCCAGCGGTGGTGTTATGGCCGATGCTGGCGCGACAGCCATTGCTCGAGCCGCAAAGGAGCGAGGACGTGCTGTTATCGTCCTCGGCGGCGTGTACAAACTTAGCCCTGTAAACCCATATAGTGGCGAGCACTTGATTGAGTGGGGAGACTCTGCCAGCTTTGTCAACTTTGCAGATGGGAACATGGTGAACAGTGTCGAGGTTCGGACTGCTCTCAATGAGATGGTCCCTCCGGAGCTGATCGACATATATATCACCAACTT GGGGACACACTCAAGAGATCACTTGTCCAGTCTCATCGCAGATCATTACAAGACGGAGGACGTCGACTTTTTTCAAGATGAGTAA
- a CDS encoding ubiquinol-cytochrome c reductase subunit 7, with protein sequence MKYSLAPFILRRPWLARLFKPAATWYVNAAGYRQLGLKYDDLLEEENEVAQKALKRLSNVESYERIYRIRRAVQCSYQHKLLPKDQWITTAMDKPYLQPLMEEVASEKAEKNELDSIAVVRKH encoded by the exons ATGAAGTACTCGCTCGCCCCCTTCATCCTCCGCAGGCCGTGGCTCGCCCGCCTCTTCAAGCCCGCCGCTACCTGGTACGTCAACGCCGCCGGTTACCGCCAGCTGGGCCTCAA ATatgatgatcttctcgaggaggagaacgAGGTTGCCCAGAAGGCCCTCAAGCGCCTCTCCAATGTCGAGTCTTACGAGCGCATTTACCGCATCCGACGTGCTGTTCAGTGCAGTTACCAGCACAAGCTTCTCCCCAAGGACCAGTGGATCACCACCGCTATG GACAAGCCTTACCTCCAGCCCCTGATGGAGGAGGTCGCCTCtgagaaggccgagaagaacgagCTCGACTCCATCGCCGTCGTCCGAAAGCACTAA
- a CDS encoding H/ACA ribonucleoprotein complex subunit 2, giving the protein MAAEKPDKKEKKDKKRSDESGVSKSKKEKKDKKDKKEKLAAALEEKLQQDAPVAAAAAANMDEDSDAEEEKAAELPLERVVVPFALPVADEKGMKKVYKTIRKAAKNNTLKRGVKEVVKTLRKSPPSAPGNTSFPGVVIIAGDISPMDVISHLPVLCEDHNVPFIFVTSRAELGAAAKTKRPTSVVMIMEKAEGKKSKDKSADKDGEDDGEAFGESYASLVKYVQKEYGKQAFWVKGGTKY; this is encoded by the exons ATGGCCGCCGAGAAGCCCgataagaaggagaagaaggacaagaagagaagcgacGAGTCCGGCGtctcaaagtccaagaaggagaagaaggataagaaggacaagaaggagaagctcgccGCCGcccttgaggagaagctccagcaagATGCCCCCgtcgctgccgctgctgctgccaacatgGACGAGGAttctgatgctgaagaggagaaggccgCTGAGCTGCCTCTTGAGCGCGTTGTCGTTCCTTTCGCCCTCCCCGTGGCGGATGAGAAGGGCATGAAGAAGGTTTATAAGACCATCCGAAAGG ccgccaagaacaacacccTGAAGCGCGGTGTCAAGGAGGTCGTCAAGACTCTCCGAAAGTCTCCCCCTTCCGCCCCCGGCAACACCTCTTTCCCCGGcgttgtcatcatcgccggCGACATCTCTCCCATGGACGTCATCTCTCACCTCCCCGTGCTGTGCGAGGACCACAATGTgcccttcatcttcgtcacgTCGCGCGCCGAGCTCGGCGCTGCCGCCAAGACCAAGCGCCCTACATCTGTGGTCATgatcatggagaaggccGAGGGCAAGAAGTCAAAGGACAAGTCCGCTGACAAGGAcggcgaggatgatggtgaggCGTTCGGCGAGAGCTACGCGTCCCTCGTCAAGTACGTGCAGAAAGAGTATGGCAAGCAGGCTTTCTGGGTCAAGGGTGGAACCAAGTACTAG